Below is a window of Anaerobacillus alkaliphilus DNA.
TTTTGAGGTAATACTAGACGAAAGATCATTAGGAGGAACTGATATGACGAAAAAAATTGAAATTTTTGATCCAGCCCTTTGTTGCCCGACAGGAGTATGTGGTCCTGAAGTGGATCCTGAGTTAACAAGAATAGCTAGAGATGTTGCAACACTTCAAAATAAAGGCTATGACGTAATTAGACATAATTTAGCTCAAAATGCGGAGCCATATGTATTAAACAGTGAAATCGGTCTTTTAATGGAAGCTGAAGGCGTTGATGCACTACCTGCAACAGTCGTTGATGGGAAGATTAAAAAAACTCATAACTACCCAACAAAAACGGAATTAGCTTCTTGGTTAAATATCGAAGTTAGTGAATTAGAAGTAAAAGCACCAAAGTTAACATTAGATTTTAAAACGAATTAAGAATGCTATCAGATGTAAA
It encodes the following:
- the arsD gene encoding arsenite efflux transporter metallochaperone ArsD; amino-acid sequence: MTKKIEIFDPALCCPTGVCGPEVDPELTRIARDVATLQNKGYDVIRHNLAQNAEPYVLNSEIGLLMEAEGVDALPATVVDGKIKKTHNYPTKTELASWLNIEVSELEVKAPKLTLDFKTN